Proteins from one Pyrococcus kukulkanii genomic window:
- a CDS encoding mannose-1-phosphate guanylyltransferase/mannose-6-phosphate isomerase: MKTLILAGGKGTRLWPLSREMMPKQFIKFFNEKSLFQKTMERALLFSKPKEIFIVTNREYRFRVLDDLDELGVKVPEENVLLEPVGKNTLPAIYWGLKVIDENYGDSIVAVLPSDHAIEVNDNYIEAFKKAEKLAEKYLVTFGIKPTKPHTGYGYIKPGEKIEVEGKFLGYLVDEFKEKPDLETAKRYVESGYYWNSGMFMFRTSVFMEEARRHAPEVVRAFEDGKNIEEIYELAPEISVDYGVMEKTDKAAVVPLNTYWNDLGSFDAVYEALEKDESGNAVKVRGFKAKYINVDSRNNLILTERLTATVGVEDLVIIDTGDALLVAKKGETQKVKEVYKRLKEQKDERAVVHRTAYRPWGSYTVLEEGERYKIKRITVLPGKKLSLQMHYHRSEHWVVVRGTAKVRVGDKEFILRPGESTFIPAGVVHRLENPGKVILEVIETQIGEYLEEDDIVRLQDDYGRE, translated from the coding sequence ATGAAAACCCTGATATTAGCTGGGGGTAAAGGAACGAGGCTCTGGCCCTTAAGCAGAGAGATGATGCCCAAGCAGTTCATAAAGTTCTTCAACGAGAAGTCCCTATTCCAGAAAACCATGGAGAGGGCTTTACTATTCTCAAAGCCGAAAGAGATATTCATAGTGACAAATAGGGAGTACAGGTTTAGGGTTCTCGATGATCTTGATGAACTGGGAGTTAAGGTTCCTGAGGAAAACGTCCTCCTTGAGCCAGTTGGAAAGAACACGCTACCCGCGATATACTGGGGCCTTAAAGTCATAGATGAAAACTATGGCGACTCCATAGTTGCCGTCCTTCCAAGCGATCACGCGATTGAGGTTAATGACAACTACATCGAAGCCTTCAAGAAGGCAGAAAAGCTCGCGGAGAAGTACCTCGTCACCTTTGGAATAAAGCCAACCAAACCCCACACAGGCTACGGTTACATAAAGCCGGGGGAGAAGATAGAGGTAGAGGGGAAGTTCCTGGGGTACTTAGTTGATGAGTTCAAGGAGAAGCCAGACCTTGAAACAGCGAAGAGGTACGTCGAGAGCGGCTACTACTGGAACAGCGGAATGTTCATGTTCAGAACATCCGTTTTCATGGAGGAAGCTAGAAGGCATGCCCCCGAAGTTGTTAGAGCGTTTGAGGATGGAAAGAACATAGAGGAAATATATGAGCTCGCCCCAGAGATAAGCGTTGACTACGGAGTAATGGAGAAGACTGACAAAGCAGCTGTAGTTCCACTGAACACCTACTGGAACGACCTTGGAAGCTTCGATGCGGTCTATGAAGCTTTAGAAAAGGATGAAAGCGGGAACGCGGTAAAGGTCAGGGGCTTCAAGGCCAAGTACATAAACGTTGATTCAAGGAACAATCTAATCCTCACGGAGAGGCTTACCGCTACGGTTGGAGTTGAAGACCTAGTAATAATAGATACTGGAGATGCCCTGCTCGTCGCGAAGAAGGGAGAGACCCAGAAGGTGAAGGAAGTATACAAGAGGCTTAAAGAGCAGAAAGATGAGAGGGCGGTAGTTCATAGAACCGCCTATAGGCCCTGGGGTAGCTATACAGTTCTAGAGGAGGGAGAGAGGTACAAGATAAAGAGGATAACAGTTCTCCCAGGGAAGAAGCTCTCCCTCCAGATGCACTACCACAGGAGCGAGCACTGGGTGGTCGTTAGGGGAACCGCTAAGGTTCGGGTCGGGGACAAGGAGTTCATCTTGAGGCCAGGGGAGAGCACCTTCATCCCTGCAGGTGTAGTTCACAGGCTCGAGAACCCAGGAAAGGTAATTCTGGAAGTCATAGAAACTCAGATCGGAGAGTACTTAGAAGAGGACGACATAGTCAGGCTACAAGACGATTACGGAAGGGAATAA
- a CDS encoding MoaD family protein: MPKVTVKVFATLIEIIGRRMFEEEASTVKELLEKIYAKYPKVKEELEAGYIILVNGHNIEHLQGLETPLKEGDIVSIFPPAGGG, translated from the coding sequence ATGCCCAAGGTCACGGTCAAGGTCTTTGCCACCCTCATAGAAATTATAGGAAGAAGGATGTTTGAGGAAGAAGCTTCAACCGTAAAGGAACTTCTTGAGAAAATCTACGCTAAGTACCCAAAGGTTAAGGAAGAGCTTGAGGCGGGGTACATTATCTTGGTAAACGGCCACAACATTGAGCATCTCCAAGGCCTAGAAACGCCTTTAAAGGAGGGAGATATAGTAAGCATATTCCCACCGGCTGGAGGGGGTTAA
- the mpgP gene encoding mannosyl-3-phosphoglycerate phosphatase: MIRVIFFDLDKTLLPEYDPEPAKPVIKELKRRGYEIIFNSSKTRAEQEYYREHLKVGTPFIVENGSAIYIPKGYFPFSIQGRETREYIVVELGVGVEEIRKELKALETSYGLKYYANSTKEEIAEFTKMPLDLVPLAMEREYSETIFTWSRDGWQDILKGRGFNVTMGSRFYAVHGHSDKGKAAKILLDLYRRLDQVKSYAVGDGYNDFPMFDVVDEAFLIGKLRHENAKNVSSIEEVLEVIE; the protein is encoded by the coding sequence ATGATCAGGGTTATATTCTTTGACTTGGATAAAACCCTACTCCCAGAGTACGATCCTGAGCCGGCCAAACCAGTAATAAAGGAGCTCAAGAGGAGGGGCTATGAAATAATCTTCAACTCATCAAAGACGAGGGCAGAGCAAGAGTACTATAGGGAGCACCTTAAGGTGGGAACACCCTTCATAGTGGAAAACGGGAGTGCAATTTACATTCCAAAGGGCTACTTCCCATTTTCAATCCAGGGCAGGGAGACCAGGGAATACATAGTTGTTGAGCTCGGAGTTGGGGTTGAGGAAATAAGGAAGGAGCTAAAGGCCCTAGAGACGTCCTACGGCCTCAAATATTATGCAAACTCTACAAAGGAAGAAATTGCAGAGTTCACGAAGATGCCCCTTGATCTGGTTCCCTTAGCAATGGAAAGGGAGTACAGCGAAACGATATTCACTTGGAGCAGGGACGGCTGGCAGGACATTCTCAAGGGGAGAGGGTTTAACGTTACGATGGGAAGCAGGTTTTATGCCGTCCACGGGCACTCTGATAAAGGGAAGGCGGCTAAAATTCTCCTAGACTTATATAGGAGGCTCGATCAGGTTAAGAGCTATGCCGTTGGTGACGGTTACAATGACTTCCCCATGTTCGATGTCGTTGATGAGGCCTTTCTCATAGGGAAGTTGAGGCATGAAAATGCAAAAAATGTCTCCTCGATAGAGGAAGTTTTGGAGGTGATAGAATGA
- the mpgS gene encoding mannosyl-3-phosphoglycerate synthase, with protein MLLEAPVYKEIFGAVTIYELQKVIKMDTETEEVPIYTITNLPRDKIYETLGKMAVIVPMKNEKLHLVDGVLKAIPHKCPIIIVSNSKREGPNRYKMEVDLVRHFYNLTHSKVIMVHQKDPGLAKAFKEVGYTDILDNSGNIRNGKGEGMLIGILLAKVIGAEYVGFVDADNYIPGSVNEYVKDYAAGFLMSESDYTMVRLHWRHKPKVTKGTLYFKKWGRVSEITNHYLNMLISEQTAFETTIMVTGNAGEHAMTMKLAEIMPFSTGYSIEPYEIVYLLERFGKWEEVEEFKDVFDQGIEIFQIETLNPHFHEDKGQEHVKEMILLSLATIYHSKLASNTLKKRILADLVEHGIIKRGEEPPKPIIMRPIKDIPIKEWFEIAEDNAETLLRFEV; from the coding sequence ATGCTTCTGGAGGCTCCGGTTTACAAGGAGATTTTCGGTGCTGTAACAATTTATGAGCTACAAAAAGTTATAAAGATGGATACCGAAACCGAGGAAGTTCCCATTTACACGATAACTAACCTCCCTCGAGATAAGATTTACGAGACCCTGGGAAAAATGGCAGTGATAGTGCCAATGAAGAACGAGAAGCTTCACTTGGTAGATGGCGTTCTTAAGGCAATCCCACACAAGTGTCCAATAATAATAGTCTCAAACAGCAAGAGGGAAGGACCTAACAGGTACAAGATGGAAGTTGACTTGGTGAGGCACTTCTACAACTTAACTCACTCTAAAGTTATAATGGTTCATCAGAAGGATCCTGGACTCGCCAAGGCATTCAAGGAAGTTGGCTACACAGATATTCTTGACAACAGTGGGAACATAAGAAATGGAAAGGGAGAAGGCATGTTGATTGGAATACTCCTCGCCAAGGTGATTGGAGCCGAGTACGTTGGATTTGTTGATGCAGACAACTACATCCCAGGCTCTGTAAACGAGTACGTAAAAGATTATGCAGCGGGATTTCTCATGAGTGAGAGCGATTACACAATGGTAAGGCTTCACTGGAGGCACAAGCCTAAAGTCACAAAGGGAACTCTGTACTTCAAGAAGTGGGGAAGGGTCAGCGAAATCACAAACCACTATTTAAACATGCTCATAAGCGAGCAGACAGCATTTGAAACAACGATAATGGTAACAGGGAACGCGGGAGAGCATGCGATGACTATGAAGTTAGCCGAGATAATGCCCTTCTCTACGGGCTATTCAATAGAACCCTACGAAATAGTCTACCTTCTAGAGAGATTCGGGAAGTGGGAAGAGGTCGAGGAGTTCAAGGACGTCTTCGATCAAGGAATAGAGATATTCCAAATTGAAACGTTGAACCCCCACTTCCATGAGGATAAGGGCCAGGAGCACGTCAAGGAGATGATCCTGCTAAGCTTGGCAACAATCTATCACTCAAAGCTGGCTTCAAATACTTTAAAGAAGAGAATCCTCGCGGACTTGGTGGAGCACGGCATAATTAAGAGGGGCGAAGAGCCCCCAAAGCCCATAATTATGAGGCCAATTAAGGATATTCCGATAAAGGAGTGGTTTGAGATAGCTGAGGACAACGCAGAAACCCTGCTGAGGTTTGAGGTATGA